Genomic window (Vanessa tameamea isolate UH-Manoa-2023 chromosome 3, ilVanTame1 primary haplotype, whole genome shotgun sequence):
gaaaaaaaaggCGGCAGGACATTGGGTTGGGTTGTTACCAATGTGTGTTAGCAGACCGAGGTGATAGTTGGAGAGGCGCTGTCCAAGGTCGTGACGCCAGGACGTGGGCTCACAGCGTTCTGCGAAGCGCTGCAAAGTCGCCTCTGCGCGCTTCTCCTGAGATCGCTTCTCATGAGCGCGTGCCAATGCCTCTTCCTGCCGACGGTGaccaaaatgtattaattaaaataattaagctttaaaaaaacattataaagacCATCTAAAGATCgcatttataatctttaatttgatttgaatcatGATGGACCATTTTGACCATGTTTGAATGAAATACCTCCACGAAATCTCCAGTTAGTCTTGCGAGGTTTTCTCGCAGATAGGAGTATAAGTTTTCCGCGGCAAGTTGTCGCGCCGCTTTCTTTGTAGTTGAGGTGGCCTGTCGCTCGTGCATGCGCAAGCGCGCGCGCATTGTGAAACGACGCTGGTGCGGTGGGCCTGTGTCGCTCACCAGCTCATATTCCGGCTCACCTAGTCGATATTCTTCACACAATTCTTTTAGAAGTGCAACGTAGCTGCGCGAATCCACAGCCGGGCCTCCGGTAGTTCCACAGGGGCCTCGTGATGGGCCAGCTTCCTGCATTAACGAACGACACATATTAGAAATAGCTTTACTCGGAACAGTGATGGGTTAATATCACTGTtggcataattataattatatattaatgataaagttATAATCAAAACTACTACCAGAGCAGGATCATCTGAGGGCAAGGGCGGCGAAGGAGGTGGCGGTGATGGCGGCGAGGCAAAGGGCGGCGGAACTTGGATGCCGCGCGTGTGTAGTTGCATAAGCATACGTCGAGCTGCCTCTTGTTTGGCTTCCTTTTTAGATCGTGCCTGTCCAGTTACTGTAATCCCATGTGCTGTGCAACGGTATTCAAATGTGGCCTGATGTTGAGGGCctgactaaaatatatattttaataaatatattatcagaaATATATACCAAGTTTTGACTTGTCTGTTGTAGCTGTCTCGCATACCACTATACCATacactaattatttattctaaaaaacaATGCTTAATGCATGCTGTATTTTTGGTATGAAGGTAGTATGAGTTAATGATTAGACATAAATTGGGGAGGAAAGGATTAATAGGTATTGTATGACATTGATCATACAGTTTGTCAATTATatgttgttattgtaaattacaGGACTCAAGTAATTTTTTGGAATAATGATTAGGCGGTTAAATATCAAATGTTTCGGTACTTACAAATTAACACCACCGCAGCAAAAAAAGGGTTGGGTTTAGAATTCTGCTGCACAATTTTGGGGAAATAAAGtgttgtata
Coding sequences:
- the LOC113397492 gene encoding uncharacterized protein LOC113397492 isoform X1 — protein: MKTAVTVLQELMIKLGQLPNYECISQSGPQHQATFEYRCTAHGITVTGQARSKKEAKQEAARRMLMQLHTRGIQVPPPFASPPSPPPPSPPLPSDDPALEAGPSRGPCGTTGGPAVDSRSYVALLKELCEEYRLGEPEYELVSDTGPPHQRRFTMRARLRMHERQATSTTKKAARQLAAENLYSYLRENLARLTGDFVEEEALARAHEKRSQEKRAEATLQRFAERCEPTSWRHDLGQRLSNYHLGLLTHIDEEHRSLGTQALTATQSCEAEKTLELVCNALGLRVERPDLPTSGLTVYRLTPTSPTLAFAGHEPNAAAATALRYLRRMLLVPASDTIY
- the LOC113397492 gene encoding double-stranded RNA-binding protein Staufen homolog 1-like isoform X2, producing MKTAVTVLQELMIKLGQLPNYECISQSGPQHQATFEYRCTAHGITVTGQARSKKEAKQEAARRMLMQLHTRGIQVPPPFASPPSPPPPSPPLPSDDPALEAGPSRGPCGTTGGPAVDSRSYVALLKELCEEYRLGEPEYELVSDTGPPHQRRFTMRARLRMHERQATSTTKKAARQLAAENLYSYLRENLARLTGDFVEEEALARAHEKRSQEKRAEATLQRFAERCEPTSWRHDLGQRLSNYHLDEEHRSLGTQALTATQSCEAEKTLELVCNALGLRVERPDLPTSGLTVYRLTPTSPTLAFAGHEPNAAAATALRYLRRMLLVPASDTIY